The following proteins are co-located in the Colletotrichum lupini chromosome 4, complete sequence genome:
- a CDS encoding fungal cellulose binding domain-containing protein → MKFTPVVLAVAQVASAHYFFDTVVQDGTAGKSFQYIRDFTRATKYNPIKFSNNPAADIRDGSYIDGPDSRCNQGAYTNAAKTEVLDVTAGSDVTVKLGVGATMQHPGPALYYMSKAPDGSVKDYDGSGDWFKIGETGVCTQSGDFTKDAWCTWDKNTLTATIPKDTPSGEYLLRFEHIGVHKSFDHEPEHFVSCVQVKVTGGGNGIPGPLVKFPGAYKYTDPYVSFSLYNGYKAFPMPGPAVWTGGSSDVNNTSAAEATVPSNLPSTTLITATRSATPSAKAAAGCAKLRR, encoded by the exons ATGAAGTTCACTCCTGTTGTCTTGGCCGTTGCCCAGGTGGCATCCGCTCATTACTTCTTCGACACCGTGGTTCAAGACGGTACCGCCGGAAAGTCTTTCCAGTACATCCGAGACTTCACCCGTGCCACCAAGTATAATCCGATCAAGTTCTCGAACAACCCCGCCGCCGATATTCGCGATGGTTCCTACATCGACGGCCCGGACAGCAGATGCAACCAGGGAGCTTACACCAACGCCGCCAAGACGGAGGTCCTCGACGTCACTGCGGGAAGCGACGTTACGGTTAAGCTTGGCGTAGGCGCCACCATGCAGCACCCTG GACCTGCTCTGTACTACATGTCGAAAGCCCCCGATGGCAGCGTCAAGGACTACGACGGCTCAGGTGACTGGTTCAAGATTGGCGAGACTGGCGTTTGCACCCAGAGTGGCGACTTCACAAAAGACGCTTGGTGCACTTGGGACAAGAACACTCTTACCGCCACCATTCCCAAGGATACGCCTTCAGGGGAGTATCTCCTGCGCTTTGAGCACATCG GCGTCCACAAGTCGTTTGACCACGAGCCTGAGCACTTCGTGTCTTGCGTCCAGGTCAAGGTCACAGGAGGCGGAAACGGCATCCCTGGCCCTCTGGTCAAATTCCCTGGCGCGTACAAGTACACCGACCCTTACGTGAGCTTCAGTCTCTACAACGGATACAAGGCTTTCCCGATGCCTGGTCCTGCTGTGTGGACCGGCGGATCGAGCGACGTCAACAACACCTCGGCAGCTGAGGCAACGGTCCCAAGCAATCTACCTTCGACAACCCTGATCACCGCTACTCGTTCTGCTACTCCCAGTGCAAAGGCTGCTGCTGGATGCGCCAAGCTCCGTCGCTGA
- a CDS encoding TNA1 is necessary for nicotinic acid import intothe cell, translated as MDMDKTERSSDQVEDVNADKLSQHGCNLIMPASLAALSQEEYERIGKKATLKMDLVIMPIMVIMYILNYLDRQNIASAKLADITTDLNLSQVEYQTTVSILFVGYILMQVPSNMIVGKIKWPGAYICCGMAAWGVISSLMAVVHNYEGLLMARFFLGFVEAIFFPGALYFLSLFYNRKQFALRTAILYSGSQLGNAFGGLFAIAILNLDGAHGLAGWRWLFLVEGVITVGLAIPFACILPNSNKKIPTLTQLECEWVQYNFAADQGQEDNSSEVTAMKGFMMAVTDPKTWMLMGVLYSTYIVGAVANFFPSVVGGLGFSRTMTYALTAPPFLLCVITMLLNGFHSDRKQERFLHIVIPLCITLVANIIAVSTTNTAARYVAMMLLPGSFYAAAVVVLSWITGSLAQPSVKRASAIALINAMCNTPNIWGSYLYYGAPRYVTAFIVNIAATGLAIGFATVTRIWLRRLNAKLDRGEDTGKHGPTQAQVAGGFRYLI; from the exons ATGGATATGGACAAGACAGAGAGGTCTTCGGACCAGGTCGAGGACGTCAACGCCGATAAGCTAAGCCAGCATGGCTGCAACCTCATCATGCCAGCCAGCTTGGCGGCCTTGAGTCAGGAGGAGTATGAGAGAATTGGCAAGAAGGCGACGTTGAAAATGGACTTGGTGATCATGCCCATCATGGTCATCATGTACATCC ttaactacCTCGACCGCCAGAACATTGCCAGCGCAAAGCTCGCCGACATCACCACAGACCTGAACCTGAGCCAAGTCGAGTACCAGACAACCGTCAGCATTCTGTTTGTTGGCTATA TCCTCATGCAAGTTCCCTCGAACATGATTGTCGGCAAGATCAAGTGGCCCGGGGCGTACATCTGCTGTGGCATGGCCGCATGGGGTGTTATTTCTTCCCTCATGGCCGTGGTGCATAACTACGAAGGCCTACTGATGGCGCGCTTCTTCCTTGGCTTCGTTGAGGCCATCTTCTTTCCTGGCGCACTGTACTTCCTCTCCCTGTTCTA TAACCGAAAGCAATTTGCCTTGCGGACTGCCATCCTCTATTCTGGTTCCCAGCTGGGCAATGCGTTCGGCGGTCTCTTCGCCATCGCCATCCTGAACCTAGATGGTGCACACGGACTTGCAGGTTGGCGTTGG CTCTTCCTCGTAGAGGGCGTCATCACCGTCGGCTTGGCCATTCCGTTCGCATGCATCCTGCCCAATTCCAACAAGAAGATTCCCACTCTGACCCAACTGGAGTGCGAATGGGTGCAGTACAACTTCGCTGCAGATCAGGGCCAGGAAGATAATTCCAGCGAAGTCACCGCTATGAAGGGTTTCATGATGGCCGTCACGGATCCAAAGACCTGGATGCTCATGGGAGTCCTTTACTCT ACTTACATCGTCGGCGCCGTCGCAAACTTCTTCCCCTCCGTCGTCGGCGGCCTCGGCTTCTCCCGCACAATGACCTACGCCCTCACCGCGCCCCCCTTCCTCCTCTGCGTCATCACCATGCTCCTAAACGGCTTCCACTCAGACCGCAAACAAGAACGTTTCCTCCATATCGTCATCCCCCTATGCATCACCCTCGTCGCCAACATCATCGCCGTCTCAACAACCAACACGGCAGCACGCTACGTTGCCATGATGCTTCTCCCCGGTTCTTTCTACGCTGCCGCGGTGGTCGTGCTCTCTTGGATCACTGGTAGTCTGGCCCAACCTTCGGTCAAGCGTGCGAGTGCCATTGCCCTTATCAACGCCATGTGTAACACGCCGAATATCTGGGGTAGTTATCTGTATTATGGTGCGCCGAGATACGTTACGGCGTTTATTGTGAATATTGCGGCGACAGGTTTGGCGATTGGATTCGCTACGGTGACGAGGATTTGGTTGAGAAGGTTGAATGCCAAATTGGACCGGGGCGAGGACACGGGGAAGCATGGGCCGACGCAGGCGCAGGTCGCTGGAGGGTTCAGATATCTCATTTGA
- a CDS encoding glycolate oxidase: MVVSGTEVAKNNTKDSCWVVVHGQVWDVTDFLDEHPGGAKLIIKCAGRDATEDYDSIHNPDLITETLSPDRCLGPVDPATLPEPQDASSNAPEKQKPAFPHLGAIINADDFEKVAEKYLSPMGWAYYYSGAEDEQSLDDSRRIFRKLALRPRILRNVDSISTSTNILSLHTSLPFYISPTGQAKYAHSEAETILSRAAGKEGIMYCMPTKPSASVESIFGARVNEAQPLFFQLYVDRNRDKAQATIRKAERLGAKAIFVTVDSPVIGKRERDERLTAGDEPLSEPSGVAKTTASGLLNAGLTWADLTWIRQTTSLPIVIKGIQSVEDAVIAHEHGVDGIVLSNHGGRSQDTAQAPMLTLLEIRRYAPHLLFPGTRAKFHVFVDGGIRRGTDVLKAIALGATAVGIGRPFLYSMTAGYGEAGVRRLVQILRHELQTNMALAGATSVEEIVPEMVNSERAEKEVTGRVKL, encoded by the exons ATGGTTGTTAGCGGTACGGAGGTTGCGAAGAACAACACCAAAGACTCGTGCTGGGTCGTTGTGCATGGCCAAGTATGGGACGTCACAG ACTTCCTTGATGAGCACCCAGGCGGCGCAAAACTCATCATCAAATGCGCTGGCCGAGACGCGACAGAAGACTACGACTCCATCCACAACCCAGACCTCATCACAGAGACCCTATCACCAGATCGCTGCCTGGGTCCCGTAGACCCAGCAACACTACCAGAGCCGCAAGATGCCTCGTCGAACGCTCCCGAAAAGCAAAAGCCTGCTTTCCCACATTTAGGAGCCATCATCAACGCCGACGATTTTGAAAAGGTCGCGGAGAAGTACCTCTCGCCCATGGGCTGGGCGTACTACTACTCAGGCGCAGAAGACGAACAGAGCCTTGACGACTCGCGCCGCATATTCCGCAAGCTCGCCCTCCGCCCGCGCATTCTCCGAAACGTCGACTCCATCTCCACGTCCACCAATATCCTCAGCCTCCATACTTCACTACCTTTCTACATTTCGCCTACTGGACAGGCCAAGTACGCCCACTCCGAAGCCGAGACGATTCTCTCGAGGGCTGCGGGCAAGGAAGGGATCATGTACTGTATGCCCACCAAGCCGAGCGCCTCGGTCGAGTCCATCTTCGGCGCCAGGGTAAACGAAGCACAGCCGTTGTTTTTTCAGCTGTACGTTGATCGAAACCGAGATAAGGCACAAGCTACGATTCGGAAGGCAGAGAGGTTGGGTGCGAAAGCGATCTTTGTGACGGTCGATTCGCCAGTCATCGGCAAACGTGAGCGCGATGAAAGGCTGACTGCTGGCGATGAACCCCTTTCAGAACCCAGCGGCGTGGCGAAGACAACGGCTTCTGGGTTGCTGAATGCGGGGTTGACGTGGGCCGATTTGACATGGATAAGGCAGACGACCTCGTTGCCGATTGTCATCAAGGGGATCCAATCTGTTGAAGACGCGGTCATCGCTCACGAGCACGGCGTGGATGGTATCGTGCTATCGAACCACGGAGGAAGGTCGCAGGATACGGCGCAGGCTCCCATGCTGACGCTCCTTGAGATTCGTAGATACGCGCCGCACCTCCTCTTTCCTGGGACAAGAGCCAAATTCCATGTATTTGTCGACGGTGGCATCAGACGCGGTACGGATGTCCTAAAGGCTATTGCTCTTGGTGCCACAGCTGTTGGCATTGGTCGGCCGTTCTTGTACTCGATGACGGCTGGCTATGGCGAGGCTGGTGTCAGGCGGTTGGTGCAGATCCTAAGACATGAGCTACAGACTAATATGGCGCTCGCTGGTGCCACGAGTGTGGAAGAAATTGTTCCTGAGATGGTTAATAGCGAACGTGCTGAGAAGGAAGTTACAGGGAGGGTGAAGTTGTAG